The Candidatus Neomarinimicrobiota bacterium sequence ATTGATTATTTCCCCAGCAGATGGTAAAGTGGTAAAAGTAACTGACATTAATGATCCTGAAGTAGGTGAGTCGGCCAAATTAGTTTCAATATTTTTGGACGTATTTAACGTTCACGCTAACCGTGTTCCTATCGATGGAACTGTATCTTCTGTAGAAAGAAAATCGGGAAAATTCCTGGCGGCATTTGACCATAAAGCATCTGATGAAAACGAACAGGTGGTGACTGTTTTGGATCATCATTCAGGGAAATATAAAATAAAGCAAATTGCTGGTTTAATTGCTAGAAGAATTTTATGCTATGCGGAAGTTGGGAGCAAAATGCATAAGGGAGGCCGTCTCGGTTTTATCCGTTTTGGCAGCCGAACCGATTTAATTATGCCCAACCATGTGGCTGTTCAA is a genomic window containing:
- a CDS encoding phosphatidylserine decarboxylase family protein, producing MIAKEGRIILIPLFLVTFTMGLYAHTVDSQPLTIAYGVLGILFLFSLNFFRDPQRTIPMDEKLIISPADGKVVKVTDINDPEVGESAKLVSIFLDVFNVHANRVPIDGTVSSVERKSGKFLAAFDHKASDENEQVVTVLDHHSGKYKIKQIAGLIARRILCYAEVGSKMHKGGRLGFIRFGSRTDLIMPNHVAVQVEVGQKVTGGETIIGKIS